In Tachysurus fulvidraco isolate hzauxx_2018 chromosome 9, HZAU_PFXX_2.0, whole genome shotgun sequence, the sequence AAACAGCTTACCTGTGACACAAAAACCTTCCCTTTAATTTACAAACAGAGTGCTTAAGCAGAAACTCCAACCAGTCTGCAATACTTTTAAGACATTTAAGGTCTGCTTGTTTACCTGCATAGATGCCCACGCCAGCGCCTCTCCGAGCCACATTCATGGGGGCGACCAGGGTCCAGGTGTTGTTCTCAGGATTGTAGCGCTCAACACTGTTCAGACAGTTCCAGGACTCTGCTCCTCCGATCACGTACATGTAACCATCCAACCCGCAAACAGCTGCCTGGTGCCTCCCTGCAAaattaacatacacacaggctTCAGAACCAGAACCATCTGCAGAACCAGCCCAAATAGCTGGAATGGAGAAGAAACTCACTGATGTTTAGCGGGGCACAGCTAGTCCAGTCCTTGGTCACAGGATCAAAAGCGTCGCAGTTCTTCAGACCTTTCTGTCCACAGGGATCTGATCCACCCACAACATAGAGCTTGTTGTTGAAAGAGCAGACACCTAGAACAAAAACGGATAAAGCAAGCCAACAATAAATAGTCAGGACAATTAAACAAGCCAGTTTATGTGTCACCTTTGGCTTATACACATGCCTGCATTGCAGCGGTTGGTCCGGAGCTCTGGCACTTGGGTCCATTCGTCTGAATCCGGATTGTACATCTCCCCGCAGCTCAGCTCGTCCGAGTGGCCGTTGGAGCCACCCATCACATACAGCTGCCCCTGATTGGTTGAGGAGAAGGAGTTGTTTATTTAGCAGTCACATGTTGACAGCACGCCTGATATTACTTGTTTTGGCAAGATGCGCACACACGTACCATAAGCACTGCCATCTGAAAGCGCGCCCGCGGTGTCCTCATCGGTGCAATAAAACTCCAGCTGTCAGTCTTCAGATCGTAACATTCCACAGTCCTCAGGCACTCCTCACGGTTATAACCACCTGACAACCAGAACATGACTACAGTCATCTACTTCATGTTTGACAACTAATAGGTATTCCAGTCATCCATTGTCATGCAAATTTGCtatgtaagtatttatttacacttgGCTTAAGTGTTGATTTTAATAAGAATTCATAAAAATCAATGGGGACAGAATGAATATTTCttgtcagccaatcatgtgacagcagAGCAATTCACAAACCAATGCAGATACAGGTGAAAAGCAAACATCAGAATAGAGGACAATGGATCTTGTTGATCATTGTATGAGTTCCGGGGGCCCAATGTGCTAGTTTGAGCATTTCCAAGACTGTTTATCAACAGTCTATAGAGTTTGCACAAAAGGTATGAAACCCCTTGCTGAGAAATGCCATGCTGAGTAATCAGGTCAAAAGGAGAACAGTCAGACTGGTTCATGCTGACAAAAACAACTCCTTACAACCACAGTGAGCAGAAACGCATCTCAGAATGCAAATCACACCAACCTGCAGCAATCAGTCTCCCGTTCAGCGCGGCAGTGCCAAGGCCAGAGCGGGCGTAGTGCATGGGAGACAGAAGACGCTCCTGATCCTCTTCTTGGGGTGGAGAATCAAAGCTAAGGCTCTTCTGCATGCAGGGCGTGGCAGAGGGCGAGGTCTGGGGACTGCTCCGCCCATGCAGGAAGATGACACACAGCATGCCGTTGAGCACCGCCAGGCAGAGATATGTATTGTCTGTGAGAGTATAATTGAAGATTCAGTTATGACCGTGAACGCTCGACTCTTACACTGATCACGATAACCGAAATTTATCCAGAGATACAAAATCTATGCATGTGATTCCTGATCCAACAAAGAGCTCTTGTTTTAGCAAATTATTTACATACATGGTCATTTGTTCATGTGGCACTGGAGTAGGACACTTACTGCTGGTCTTCTCAGAGGCGATGTACTTCCACTCCTGTTTAGCCGAGCCAGGCGAGAGGCTGCCGTTGGAGCTGTTGCTCAGCTGCCTGTGAACGTTCTCTCGTGGTGtctttttctaaaaaaatgCACAGTGCAGCTACAGATACCCTTCCCAAGGCCCACAGTCACAAACAGTCTTCTGAGGCCCACAAAAGCTACAAGGCACACCCTTCAAACTTAGCATTCTCTGTACACTAACGGGCACAAATCACGCAGATCGTTCTGCAAACAAGGTCATTGGGCATTCTAGATCCTAATCTGTATTAGAATCCAGGCTAACTACTTTAATACTACAGCcaccaaaaaaaattgtagaTTAAAGTCTAAATTATTTATGCATCCttgcatgacaaaaaaaataaagtgaaaaagaaaaattctggGCCACAAAGCCTTCTAGCCTTCTCAATCTAAAATATCGCACTTTAACAAATGTTCGCTGTACTGAATGGCAGGGCTAAACCGGTTTGGTGCTGGTTTTAATGTACCTGCACAAACTGAATGCGGTCATCCTCAGCGCCAAACACCTCGGCCTGGCCCTCAAGCAGGCCCCCATCGAGCAGCTTGTGATCGGCCGAATAGTACAGCATTTGCACCTGCAAGACACACAGCGACACAAGAACGCATGTGGCGgtctccatggcaacagcaCACccggaggagaagaagagaggaggaagaaaggGGATGGGGGAGAGAAAAGGGAGGGGATGGGGGTACGCCGCAAAATGGCTGCAGAACGCTGAGAAATCCATTTTAAAAGACTGAATACAATGTGCTTTCTGTTCAGGGGCTGTTTGTGAAATAggacagcacaaaaaaaaaagctgctctTTGGTGCTCCCGAGGTTTCAGCactgcattttgtatttttttgtgaaaacacacaaacacacacacacacacttgcacgctGCTGGCAGCTTTGCAACCCAGGCACTATATTTTAAGGTtggagagaaaaaggaaaaaaagtagACGGCAGCCATCAGATCTTCAGCTCTCCTGGATGGCATCCTTCTTCTTCTCGACTGAGGAGAACCGAGATCATACAtattccacagagacagactATTCGAACAGCTCCTGCTTCTCATCACACTGCATGAGGTTCTTCTCAAGCTAAAcgattatgtaaataaaaaaataaataattgcaaaGCAAGAAGAGAAATCTTGTAATAGAAAGAAAATCTAATTTATCTGCAGAGATCGAGTCGGTATTATGAACCCAGCAGATATGAATGAGCACACTTGGCACTCCACAGCTGGACGAAACTTTTAAGCGGCCGATATCGAATAGAGAGAATCGTTTTtctcgtttaaaaaaaattattagtcAGGAATCGTGAATGTTAAAAGGAAGATTCTTCTCCAAACAGTTTTGCGAGTCTAGACCTCAtttgtgcatacagtatgtgtgtgttgggtcaGATAGATGGGAGCTCAGCTCTCCTTTGGCTGTGGCTCCCTGgcatttcttttgtctttttcctgACTCATTACCATGGAGGCCCCTGTCGTGGCTTCTTCACTCAGCTCAGAGTCCTGCAGTTGCTTTCTCTAATAAacctaaagagaaaaaaatcaatggGGAGGAAGAGCTGTTAGTTTTAATGCCCAGAGTGTgtacatacgcacgcacacaaacacacacacacctggtcagaaaagaaacagacatCTGTGAGGCAGCAAAAAGCTCTTGGTGACTGAGCTTTACTGTACGACACAGAGTCCAAACTGgcggattttttttctcctttctttctttctttttttttgagttcTGCTCACCTGGACTAACCTCTCGCCTTTGCAGAGTGTGTAACAGCCCCGCACTGTACCTAATGCAAAATATATACTCTTAAAACACCTGAGGGAAGGGGAGGGAAGGAAGGGGGGTTTGTGGTAAGGCATAAGgagagggaaggaaaaaaaagaaaaaaaagaatggaatACAGATAAAACAAAAGCATCAAGCCTGTGGGGTGAGTGTGAGCACAAGTAAACAGCTCACAGCCCTTAAACTTTGAATTGTGAAGAAGgtgatggggggaaaaaaaaacaaaacaaaacaaaaaagaaagcttAAAGAGGACCGTAGTACTGACCTCCTCCATCAGTCTCTCTAGCGGCTCCCCGTTCTCCCACAGGCTGCGCTGCACCCAACTGATCACCTTTGAGTACAGCTTCCCGTTGCTGGGCAAGCTCAGATGATCCTCTAGCATCACCTCCAACTGCACAGAAGGCCAACGTTTCATCATACATCATtgttgaagaagaaaaatatattatttaacgTCGCACCTGATAAATCTCACCTTCAAGCGCGGCAGTTTGAGGAAATCCTCCTGCTCCGAGATCTCCAAAAGATGTTCCTGGATGTAGCAGTCGATCTTGGCTAGCAGACGAGCGTCCACCATGCTGCTGGCAAAGTTACGATAGGAAATGGCATTCTGGGAGTCCATCTTGGACAGAAGGTAGTCACCGCAAATCTGAGAGTGGAAGAACAGACGTTTTAGATATCCGTTTAATCGCTTAGCTGATGCTTTCATCCAAATGAGGAAAGTGACAGTTCAAGCAGAGGATGATGCAATACAAGTAGTACCAGCATACAGGAGGTTTTTTGGAATGGGGAAGTTAGGGGTTACGAAAGAGGTGGGTctttccatttttaatttttttttaatattgatgAGTTCTGCTTTCCAGATTGCATAAGATTGCAGAAACGACGACGTGCCGTACGTGAGAATCACGGCCCTGAATTTGCCTACAGGAAGCCAGAGGAAGGACACGAAGTAGGGTGGGTCCTTATAGGAGAGATGAAATCAAGGTGTGCTGCTGCGTTCTGAATCATCTAAAGGGGTTTGATGGAGACCTGAGAGTATTGTGTTggttctgagatgtttttctgctccaGTCAACCTAGCCTTCTTGTTAACATCATCAAAAAGACATCTTTGTGACGTCATGAATTTCACTTACAAACTAACGAATTAATCAATACTCCTAAAAGTATTCGTTCTTTTGGGCTCTTCATTGAGCACCcgtgtgtatttttgtctttacaGGAATATGaagaaacaatttaaaaccTTACCTGCTTCACTCTTTCCATCTTAAGCCGTCTGGCTGCAGAGTAAACCTCCTTAACCAACTCTTTATCTGCTTTCAATctgaagtaaaaaagaaagcaacGCAGGCCGATGAACGCGCTTGAATCGTGTGGCCTTTAGAAATAACCCCCAGAGCCTCAGTAAGCACAGGGGCTGATGGTATGTTTTCCCCAGACTTACTGGGCAGTATAGGCGTAGTTGAGCAGGATCTCCACAGCCTCAGGGTTCAGATCCTCAAACTTCACATGAGAGATACCGTGAGTCTCCAGATCGCTGTTAAAGATCTCAAACAGGTACGGGCTGCAACATGCCAGCACAGCACGGTGTGCCATCAGCTCATGACCGCACACCTGGAGAGGTCAGGGGTCAGAAGGTTAGAGCTACACACAGTGCAAGGCATGAACATTTTTTCAACAGCACTGCCTTCAGGTTAAGACAAGAGATTACTATCATTGTTATTAGGATGGgaggaaggggcggggcttcaaaGGAATCAGTTTAAAGCATCACAGCTGTCACTCATTCCAGACTGACACTTTGGTTtctatgggttttttttttttgttgagttCTGAAAAGAAACTTTATTTTGATGTTACAAATCCTCACAGATTAGTCTTGATTATCTCAAGTTAATCCGCTGTAACCACTCTACAATGAACTGGGACTGGTCTTTCTACATCGTTCCTTTTCATTAGTAACTTAACGCATGCTGCTTGGGTTACAGCCACTCACATTTCTGGGAATTTGTTCTAGTGAAACAACACTCTCCTTTTGTCCCTCGTGTCATTTGTTACACTGCTTCGTATTCAGGATTGACTCGGCTTAACCATCCTCGCTTCGGGTGAAATACAACCCTTGTATTGTGACTTTGCAATAAACTGTAAGCAAGTGAGGTGTTCAGAGAGAAAGACTAACAGCAGGACATGTTATtaaagggcctttttacacccggtcacttcatgtgttgtctctgatccgatagctctgatttgtttaaactgttccatttacattaggccacataaatgagTCTTggtgaatcggatatcgatccgatctttctactcccgcccaaaatgcaaatatattttacctcatttctggggtaattgttctggggttatgctacaaaaacagcatttaatgttttgctgcattttcgctggtggctGCAGCGCATTTTAAGCCCCAACGCaagatcacttgcgagtgacgtacttccgtttgggaggagtatagcgctgacgtatgtggctcaaacaaccacattcatttacacctgtccagtttgaTCTGAaacgtgtcccagaccacctcctgaagtggttcgAAAGATCGGATTTATAGCcatctcgaaaacgtttcggagggcatttagacctggtctttttaccatcggatagctatctgatcacagaaaacgcatgaagtgacgaggtgtaaaaagcccctaagttCCATGACCTATCTGGTAGACAGTTTGAAGCCTAGCAGTGAACAAACGCATCCTTTTCATCAGCCAAGCCAGGTTAATTGTTGCGCGTTTACTGACCATGAGAAGGCAAACAGTGTTCAGtttatttgtgattttattttggaAGAAAGTGTGAGGgcgataaataaacaaacaatcgtATTTGAATACTTTCCTGTTCCTGACAGCATTTAACCTCTAAACCaagaatgtaaaatatttataattgattatttattgattttaccTGCAGTCTGACGTCACAGAACTGTCCACTCTTCCTAAGCGCGTTCATTTTGGCGACAGTAGAATCCAGGAAGGTCTCGTCCTCGAAGATCAAATATCCGTTCGGAATCATTTTCTTTGCGGTTTTGGGATTCAAGTCTGCAGGAAGAGAGGGGAAACAAAACAGTGTCATTATTTTACTAAAACAGATACAACACATGCTTCAAAATGTAACCAGTGTCAACATATTTAAGCAGATGCCCTGAGGGTTGGGTTTTTTTACCTAATCAAAAATTCCTTAATTCTTGGAGAAATCTTGCAGTTGTGTTGGGGGTCTAACAACCAGGTCTTTGCTTCACTTCTGAGCAGGTGGCAGAGGTGATGCCAGGGAATCAGCGAGCGCAGAGCGAATGGAAGGACGGGCAGCCGCGCTAACGCAAACTTCCAGGCTTAGAGCGACTGTAATCAAGTCCTCGGGATCCCGTTGGCTATAGAATGAAACCTTTTCTAGGTTGGTCGTGTATTATAACCTGTGAAAGAAACAGAACCACCTCAGCACCAACAGCACGCACAGCATTGGTTAACATTTATACAGAAGGCTAACGATTTGTTTATGGAAGGCGTGTTAAGCCAAACGCATGTTTGTTTTCCATCGACACCTGAAGTGAAACAAACGTCACCGGAATACAAGGTTTCGGCATGCGAAGACGCTCAGTAATCAACGACTTCCTGGTACTGAtgtttttatatacacagtGAACACCGCCAGCTCAGAAAGTTTTAAAGCACTCATTAATCCAAGTGCCTTACACAGGAGCTCCTAATCAGGCTCAAGCTACTACCGCTAATAAGAAACTTAACACCATCATAATCTGGCCTGACCATGTGACTACATACCTtatagaccacacacacacaacgcattCAACACAATTCATCCCTTCTTTTTAATTACAGCCAGAGAAAATTCCAGAAGTTGTGCAATGTGTAAAAGAGGgtggaaaaaacaaatatattaaaactgACACTTTGTCTGATCACGTCTCTGTGCTCCGGCTCAGACTGGAGCAggtcttttcttttcaattcctCTAGCCCAGAAATTTCAAaggctttttattgttttcGACAAGAACACATTTGGAAACAAAGCTTGCACTGAGCATCTAAGCAATTTCCTCCAGCTGTCCCCAGAcatccttgtttttttgtttttttttgcccatcTGTCTTATATTATAAGGCATCAATATTCAAAACATTGAGATCATAAAGCTGTGGCAATGTTTTGGGGTTTAGTGACCAGGTGATGTAATATTACATTAACAACCATAGGGGGCTGATAAACCTTAAGACTGTAGGTAAAGGTCTGGTGTGACTCAGCTACCCATACGCAGAAGTCACCTTTTGTGCAGACGACCGTGACGTCTTAAGTGAAGGACACAGAGGAAACTGGTGGCAgagcttatttttttattttctttaatttaaaaaaaaaaaaaaaaaggaggaggaggagacaaGCAACAATAAAGCATTACTGTGCATCCTTCTGCTGCGGTTTTGACCTCTAAAGCGCTGCGTGTGGAGgagagacataaagagagaCTTGTTCTGCTGTCTACTAAAGTATTCAGTTATCCAAGTCTAACTCATTGTGAGAAAAACAGTGAAACGATGAGCATGAGCAGAACGTTGTCCTAACAAGCAGCCCCCTACTGCCAAGTACAAAACTGGATGATCGCGTATGgatgcatttgtgtgtgattgtaattATACTAATCGCTACCACGGGATCCTTCCTCACGCtactcacacacccacagaggCTTCTTAGCCAAACCTCGCTCTACATTTTCTGTCGTGTTTTCGGCAGCTTGGTTACGCTTCGAGAAAAGTCTCTGTAGAACAACCAGTCTAATCTGGAGAGAGCGAACAGACAAGAGAAGTAACAGCATAGTTACACCACATGTGCTTTTAAGAACAGAATGTACTGAGAACGCAAAGCAGTGAGGTAATGAAAgtgaatcaaaaaaaaaaaaaaaaaaaaggtgtaggTTTGCCTTGTTTTCTGTTCCTTGTTTCTTTAACAAATGACACTGCTGAGGTGTTAccagagaaagaaaagcagaataatattttttttttaaaaaagccccccccccccagaaaGCGTATGAGATATTTGcatcttctccctctctccaccagttttttccccccattcgC encodes:
- the ivns1abpa gene encoding influenza virus NS1A-binding protein homolog A isoform X1, whose amino-acid sequence is MIPNGYLIFEDETFLDSTVAKMNALRKSGQFCDVRLQVCGHELMAHRAVLACCSPYLFEIFNSDLETHGISHVKFEDLNPEAVEILLNYAYTAQLKADKELVKEVYSAARRLKMERVKQICGDYLLSKMDSQNAISYRNFASSMVDARLLAKIDCYIQEHLLEISEQEDFLKLPRLKLEVMLEDHLSLPSNGKLYSKVISWVQRSLWENGEPLERLMEEVQMLYYSADHKLLDGGLLEGQAEVFGAEDDRIQFVQKKTPRENVHRQLSNSSNGSLSPGSAKQEWKYIASEKTSNNTYLCLAVLNGMLCVIFLHGRSSPQTSPSATPCMQKSLSFDSPPQEEDQERLLSPMHYARSGLGTAALNGRLIAAGGYNREECLRTVECYDLKTDSWSFIAPMRTPRARFQMAVLMGQLYVMGGSNGHSDELSCGEMYNPDSDEWTQVPELRTNRCNAGVCSFNNKLYVVGGSDPCGQKGLKNCDAFDPVTKDWTSCAPLNIRRHQAAVCGLDGYMYVIGGAESWNCLNSVERYNPENNTWTLVAPMNVARRGAGVGIYAGFCVTGKLFVAGGFDGSHALRCVEVYDPARNEWKMLGSMNSARSNAGVAVLDNLIFAVGGFDGNDFLNTVEAYNPELDEWSTCAEAFSSA
- the ivns1abpa gene encoding influenza virus NS1A-binding protein homolog A isoform X2; this encodes MIPNGYLIFEDETFLDSTVAKMNALRKSGQFCDVRLQVCGHELMAHRAVLACCSPYLFEIFNSDLETHGISHVKFEDLNPEAVEILLNYAYTAQLKADKELVKEVYSAARRLKMERVKQICGDYLLSKMDSQNAISYRNFASSMVDARLLAKIDCYIQEHLLEISEQEDFLKLPRLKLEVMLEDHLSLPSNGKLYSKVISWVQRSLWENGEPLERLMEEVQMLYYSADHKLLDGGLLEGQAEVFGAEDDRIQFVQKKTPRENVHRQLSNSSNGSLSPGSAKQEWKYIASEKTSNNTYLCLAVLNGMLCVIFLHGRSSPQTSPSATPCMQKSLSFDSPPQEEDQERLLSPMHYARSGLGTAALNGRLIAAGGYNREECLRTVECYDLKTDSWSFIAPMRTPRARFQMAVLMGQLYVMGGSNGHSDELSCGEMYNPDSDEWTQVPELRTNRCNAGVCSFNNKLYVVGGSDPCGQKGLKNCDAFDPVTKDWTSCAPLNIRRHQAAVCGLDGYMYVIGGAESWNCLNSVERYNPENNTWTLVAPMNVARRGAGVGIYAGKLFVAGGFDGSHALRCVEVYDPARNEWKMLGSMNSARSNAGVAVLDNLIFAVGGFDGNDFLNTVEAYNPELDEWSTCAEAFSSA